The following are encoded together in the Lathyrus oleraceus cultivar Zhongwan6 chromosome 3, CAAS_Psat_ZW6_1.0, whole genome shotgun sequence genome:
- the LOC127130321 gene encoding selenocysteine methyltransferase, whose protein sequence is IINNEKNRNPKSYYIAVTSISSLSVVRVKMSSSLISDFLHQAGGAAVIDGGLATELERHGADLNDPLWSAKCLISSPHSDLIRQVHLDYLENGADIITTASYQATIQGFKEKGFSDEEGENMLRRSVEIAREARDLYYERCATGDETDARILKQRTILIAASIGSYGAYLADGSEYSGIYGDAITLEVLKDFHRRRVQVLADSGADLLAFETIPNKIEAQAYAELLEEENIKIPAWFCFNSKDGINVVSGDSIEECGSIAESCNKVVAVGINCTPPRFLHGLILLLNKVTTKPVAIYPNSGETYDGDRKEWMQNTGVTDEDFVSYVSKWCESGACLVGGCCRTTPVTIRGIYKTLYNSRSATLATE, encoded by the exons ataataaataatgaGAAAAATAGAAACCCTAAATCATATTATATTGCAGTAACATCAATTTCTTCCCTCTCCGTTGTTCGTGTCAAAATGTCGTCGTCACTGATATCGGATTTTCTCCATCAAGCCGGCGGAGCTGCCGTCATCGACGGCGGTTTAGCGACAGAGCTTGAACGCCATGGCGCCGACCTCAACGACCCCCTTTGGAGCGCCAAATGCCTCATTTCTTCCCCTCACTCTGACCTCATTCGCCAG GTGCACCTTGATTACTTGGAAAATGGTGCAGACATTATAACCACAGCATCTTATCAA GCCACTATTCAAGGTTTTAAGGAAAAAGGATTTTCTGACGAAGAAGGTGAAAACATGCTAAGAAGAAGTGTTGAAATTGCTCGCGAGGCTCGCGATTTGTATTATGAAAGATGTGCTACGGGTGATGAGACTGATGCTAGAATCTTGAAGCAAAGGACTATCCTGATTGCAGCATCTATTGGGAGCTATGGAGCTTATTTGGCTGATGGATCAGAGTACAG TGGGATTTATGGTGATGCTATCACATTGGAAGTTCTCAAAGATTTTCATCGAAGAAGAGTTCAAGTTTTGGCAGATTCAGGTGCAGATCTGCTTGCATTTGAAACAATTCCAAATAAGATTGAAGCTCAG GCTTATGCAGAACTTCTGGAAGAAGAGAACATAAAGATTCCAGCATGGTTTTGTTTTAACTCTAAGGATGGAATTAATGTTGTTAGTGGTGATTCTATAGAGGAATGTGGTTCCATTGCTGAATCGTGCAACAAAGTCGTTGCTGTTGGAATCAACTGTACCCCACCTAGATTTTTACACGGTCTTATACTTCTGCTTAATAAG GTGACTACAAAACCAGTTGCTATATATCCAAATAGCGGGGAAACTTATGACGGTGATCGAAAGGAGTGGATG CAAAATACAGGCGTTACAGATGAAGATTTTGTCTCGTATGTTAGTAAATGGTGTGAGTCAGGGGCTTGCCTTGTAGGTGGCTGTTGTAGAACGACTCCTGTTACCATCAGAGGGATATACAAGACACTATACAACAGTCGATCTGCTACTCTTGCCACAGAGTGA